The Cervus elaphus chromosome 9, mCerEla1.1, whole genome shotgun sequence genomic interval ACTGCTTCATTTAACTCATAATTATTTATAAAGCTAGCATTGTGTgactttaaacatttctttgcaTAGAACCACATTCAGTATCTGTGTGTTCAGATTTAAGATATAATCTCTGTTCTGTCACAGAGTTCAGACTCAGGCAGTGCCATCCCAACCTCAGCATCCAGTCCTCAGTCCAGACTGCTGGGTAGCTTCTCAGGTTCTTCCCCATGAGAAGGGATAGAAATCTTATGGGTGAAGAAGTTTAAGGTAATTTCCAACTGTGAAACCTTCCAAAGTGATGTAGCTTACTCGTATACATGAGGAAGGACATCCAAAACACAGGgtgtctgtgctgtgcttagtcgctcagttgtgtccaacgctctgcgaccccgtggactgtagccaaccaggctcctctgtccatgggattctccaggcaagaatactggagtgggttgccatgccctcttccagggaaccttcccaacccagggattgaacccaggtctcccccatggcaggcggattctttaccatctgagccaccagggaagcccttagagatGATATAACTTACTCATATACATGAGGAAGGACATCCGAAAAACAGAGAGGAGTGGCAAATGTGTACATGAGTGATCCATTGTGCTGCTGGGAAATGCCATGGCAGAGTGTCAGTGTTATTCCAATGTTACGTTTCCCGGGCATCTTTCCTCTCCCTCTGATCTCTTCTAATCACATCTTCTAATCACATCCATTGGCTAAACCCACCCAGCAGCCAGAAAGCAAGAGAGCCCAAGCAATAGACAGTGGCCTGTAGACAGTACAGATTTGGGGTCACTATGCAAGGTAGAGAAAAGTGGAGAATGGCCCTGGTGGTGAGCAGGGGCGCAGACAGGGAATAGTCaggataaatcatttaaaaaattaaaaatcactcaAAAATCCACCTTCCAGAGGTAACCTTGATTAACTCTCTGGTAGATTTCATCAATGACTTTGTTATATGCATTACATTTTTATAGCCAACATACTAGTAcatagttgctttttttttttcttcacacagTGAAAACTTTTATATTTGGAATTAGCCAGCTGGACTCAGTTTAGATGATCCCAATTTTGTTGGCAACATCCAAAGCATCATAGTCAGGAGCCAGTCGAACATAtgccttcttctctccatcaGGCCTGATCAGAGTATTGACCTTAGCCACGTCAATGTCATAGAGCTTCTTCACAGCCTGTTTAATTTGGTGCTTGTTGGCCTTGACATCCACAATGAATACCAGTGTGTTgttgtcttctattttcttcatggCTGACTCGGTGGTGAGGGGGAATTTGATGATGGCATAGCAGTCAAGTTTGTTTCTCCTGGGGGCGCTCTTCCGAGGATATTTGGGCTGCCTCCTGAGCCGCAGTGTTTGGGGCCCCCGGAAGGTGGGTGACATCcggatcttctttttcttgtggctgtGGACACCTTTCAACACTGCTTTCTTGGCCTTCAAAGCCTTTGCTTTGGCTTCAGCTTtaggaggggcaggggcttcctTCTTCGCCTTCAGCGCCATCTTCATGAAAAGGCCATAGTTCCTTTTTAAAGCATAGTTAATGAAGGAACAGAGGTCCAAATGGAAAATTATTGAAATAGGGGCTTGATGACAGACAATGAATGGTTTATTAACATTCCCAGTATattaaaacatacacatatgttcagtcactcagttgggtccaactcttggtgaccccatggactgtaacccaccaggatcctctgtccatgggattttacaggcaagaatactggcttaagttgctgtttccttctccagggtatcttcctgtcccagggattgaacccatgtctcttgtgt includes:
- the LOC122700163 gene encoding 60S ribosomal protein L23a-like: MALKAKKEAPAPPKAEAKAKALKAKKAVLKGVHSHKKKKIRMSPTFRGPQTLRLRRQPKYPRKSAPRRNKLDCYAIIKFPLTTESAMKKIEDNNTLVFIVDVKANKHQIKQAVKKLYDIDVAKVNTLIRPDGEKKAYVRLAPDYDALDVANKIGII